One Marmota flaviventris isolate mMarFla1 chromosome 16, mMarFla1.hap1, whole genome shotgun sequence DNA segment encodes these proteins:
- the Mbd1 gene encoding methyl-CpG-binding domain protein 1 isoform X1 has protein sequence MAEDWLDCPALGPGWKRREVYRKSGVTCGRSDTYYQSPTGDRIRSKVELTRYLGPACDLTLFDFKQGILCYPTPKVQSVAVPSKKRKKPARSAKTRKRQVAPQRTEIRKERKERKETQEDETKADTDTIPASFPAPGCCENCGISFSGDGTGRQRLKTLCKDCRAQRIAFNREQRMFKRVGCGECTACRVTEDCGACSTCLLQLPHDVASGLFCKCERRRCLRIVQRSRGCGVCRGCQTQEDCGHCRVCLRPPRPGLRRQWRCVQRRCLRGKRRCHRGGRDSKMAARRHSRAQPVPILPTLQPPDPPEPMELHNNSPVPSPPAEFIYYCVDEDELQPYTNRRQNRKCGACAACLRRMDCGRCDFCCDKPKFGGSNQKRQKCRWRQCLQFAMKRLLPSIGSESEEGAGSPLLHPRRKRPGSVQRPHLAPTLKPPLATRTARPGRAQPPMKQEAGASFVLPPPGTDLVFLREGASSPVQVPGPATASTEAPLQEAQCSGLSWVVALPQVKQEKADAQEEWTSDIAVLTSPTLQPGCPSKAIDLCLPSVKQEPPDPEEGKEENKDGCVSESAPEEEMAGGPGTPVITEIFSLGGTRFRDTAVWLPRLRKLLAVNENEYFTELQLKEEAL, from the exons ATGGCTGAAGACTGGCTGGActgcccagccctgggccctggctgGAAACGTCGTGAGGTCTATCGCAAGTCAGGGGTCACATGTGGACGTTCAGACACCTATTACCAGAG ccccacaggAGACAGGATCCGAAGCAAAGTTGAGCTGACTCGATACCTGGGCCCTGCATGTGACCTCACCCTCTTCGACTTCAAACAAGGCATCTTGTGCTATCCAACCCCCAAG GTCCAATCTGTGGCTGTCCCCAGCAAGAAGCGGAAAAAGCCTGCAAGATCGGCCAAAACTCGGAAACGTCAGGTTGCACCCCAGAGGActgagatcaggaaggagagaaaggaaaggaaagagaccCAAGAGGATGAGACCAAGGCTGATACTGACACAATCCCAGCTTCATTCCCTGCACCTGG GTGCTGTGAGAACTGTGGAATCAGCTTCTCAGGGGATGGTACTGGAAGGCAGCGGCTCAAGACATTGTGCAAAGACTGCCGAG cacAGAGAATTGCCTTCAACCGCGAGCAGAGAATGTTTAAG CGTGTGGGCTGTGGAGAGTGTACAGCCTGTCGGGTAACTGAAGACTGTGGGGCCTGCTCCACCTGCCTCCTGCAGCTACCCCATGATGTGGCCTCAGGGCTGTTCTGCAAGTGTGAGAGGAGACGCTGCCTCCGGATTGTGCAGAGG AGCCGAGGGTGTGGAGTGTGCCGGGGCTGTCAGACCCAAGAGGACTGTGGCCATTGCCGAGTCTGCCTTCGCCCTCCCCGCCCTGGTCTCAGGCGCCAGTGGAGGTGTGTGCAGCGGCGCTGCCTTCGG GGTAAACGTAGATGCCACAGGGGAGGCCGTGACTCCAAGATGGCTGCCCGACGACACTCTCGAGCTCAGCCAGTGCCTATTCTTCCCACACTGCAGCCTCCAGACCCCCCAGAGCCCATGGAGCTG CACAACAACTCCCCGGTGCCCTCACCTCCTGCTGAGTTCATCTATTACTGTGTAGACGAGGACGAGCTA CAGCCCTACACGAACCGCCGGCAGAACCGCAAGTGCGGGGCCTGTGCAGCCTGCCTACGGCGGATGGACTGTGGCCGCTGCGACTTCTGCTGCGACAAGCCCAAATTCGGGGGCAGCAACCAGAAGCGCCAGAAGTGTCGTTGGCGCCAATGCCTGCAGTTTGCCATG AAGCGGCTGCTGCCCAGTATTGGGTCAGAGTCCGAGGAGGGGGCAGGATCACCTCTACTTCACCCTCGTCGAAAGAGACCAGGTTCTGTTCAACGGCCCCACCTGGCCCCCACCCTGAAGCCCCCTTTGGCTACTCGCACAGCCCGACCAGGCCGTGCTCAGCCTCCAATGAAACAGGAAGCAGGTGCTAGCTTTGTACTGCCCCCTCCTGGCACTGACCTTGTGTTTTTACGGGAGGGTGCCAGCAGTCCTGTGCAGGTGCCTGGCCCTGCTACAGCTTCCACAGAAGCCCCATTGCAG GAAGCCCAGTGCTCTGGCCTGAGTTGGGTTGTGGCCTTACCTCAGGTAAAGCAAGAGAAAGCAGATGCCCAGGAAGAGTGGACATCGGATATAGCTGTCCTGACTTCTCCCACATTGCAACCTGGCTGCCCTAGCAAG GCAATAGACCTGTGCCTGCCATCTGTGAAGCAAGAGCCACCTGACcctgaggagggaaaggaggagaacaAGGATGGCTGTGTCTCCGAATCGGCCCCAGAGGAGGAGATGGCAGGAGGGCCTGGCACGCCCGTG ATCACGGAGATTTTCAGCCTGGGTGGAACCCGCTTCCGGGACACAGCAGTCTGGTTGCCAAG gctACGTAAACTCTTAGCAGTAAATGAAAATGAGTATTTTACGGAACTGCAATTGAAAGAAGAAGcattatag
- the Mbd1 gene encoding methyl-CpG-binding domain protein 1 isoform X2 translates to MAEDWLDCPALGPGWKRREVYRKSGVTCGRSDTYYQSPTGDRIRSKVELTRYLGPACDLTLFDFKQGILCYPTPKVQSVAVPSKKRKKPARSAKTRKRQVAPQRTEIRKERKERKETQEDETKADTDTIPASFPAPGCCENCGISFSGDGTGRQRLKTLCKDCRAQRIAFNREQRMFKRVGCGECTACRVTEDCGACSTCLLQLPHDVASGLFCKCERRRCLRIVQRSRGCGVCRGCQTQEDCGHCRVCLRPPRPGLRRQWRCVQRRCLRGKRRCHRGGRDSKMAARRHSRAQPVPILPTLQPPDPPEPMELHNNSPVPSPPAEFIYYCVDEDELPYTNRRQNRKCGACAACLRRMDCGRCDFCCDKPKFGGSNQKRQKCRWRQCLQFAMKRLLPSIGSESEEGAGSPLLHPRRKRPGSVQRPHLAPTLKPPLATRTARPGRAQPPMKQEAGASFVLPPPGTDLVFLREGASSPVQVPGPATASTEAPLQEAQCSGLSWVVALPQVKQEKADAQEEWTSDIAVLTSPTLQPGCPSKAIDLCLPSVKQEPPDPEEGKEENKDGCVSESAPEEEMAGGPGTPVITEIFSLGGTRFRDTAVWLPRLRKLLAVNENEYFTELQLKEEAL, encoded by the exons ATGGCTGAAGACTGGCTGGActgcccagccctgggccctggctgGAAACGTCGTGAGGTCTATCGCAAGTCAGGGGTCACATGTGGACGTTCAGACACCTATTACCAGAG ccccacaggAGACAGGATCCGAAGCAAAGTTGAGCTGACTCGATACCTGGGCCCTGCATGTGACCTCACCCTCTTCGACTTCAAACAAGGCATCTTGTGCTATCCAACCCCCAAG GTCCAATCTGTGGCTGTCCCCAGCAAGAAGCGGAAAAAGCCTGCAAGATCGGCCAAAACTCGGAAACGTCAGGTTGCACCCCAGAGGActgagatcaggaaggagagaaaggaaaggaaagagaccCAAGAGGATGAGACCAAGGCTGATACTGACACAATCCCAGCTTCATTCCCTGCACCTGG GTGCTGTGAGAACTGTGGAATCAGCTTCTCAGGGGATGGTACTGGAAGGCAGCGGCTCAAGACATTGTGCAAAGACTGCCGAG cacAGAGAATTGCCTTCAACCGCGAGCAGAGAATGTTTAAG CGTGTGGGCTGTGGAGAGTGTACAGCCTGTCGGGTAACTGAAGACTGTGGGGCCTGCTCCACCTGCCTCCTGCAGCTACCCCATGATGTGGCCTCAGGGCTGTTCTGCAAGTGTGAGAGGAGACGCTGCCTCCGGATTGTGCAGAGG AGCCGAGGGTGTGGAGTGTGCCGGGGCTGTCAGACCCAAGAGGACTGTGGCCATTGCCGAGTCTGCCTTCGCCCTCCCCGCCCTGGTCTCAGGCGCCAGTGGAGGTGTGTGCAGCGGCGCTGCCTTCGG GGTAAACGTAGATGCCACAGGGGAGGCCGTGACTCCAAGATGGCTGCCCGACGACACTCTCGAGCTCAGCCAGTGCCTATTCTTCCCACACTGCAGCCTCCAGACCCCCCAGAGCCCATGGAGCTG CACAACAACTCCCCGGTGCCCTCACCTCCTGCTGAGTTCATCTATTACTGTGTAGACGAGGACGAGCTA CCCTACACGAACCGCCGGCAGAACCGCAAGTGCGGGGCCTGTGCAGCCTGCCTACGGCGGATGGACTGTGGCCGCTGCGACTTCTGCTGCGACAAGCCCAAATTCGGGGGCAGCAACCAGAAGCGCCAGAAGTGTCGTTGGCGCCAATGCCTGCAGTTTGCCATG AAGCGGCTGCTGCCCAGTATTGGGTCAGAGTCCGAGGAGGGGGCAGGATCACCTCTACTTCACCCTCGTCGAAAGAGACCAGGTTCTGTTCAACGGCCCCACCTGGCCCCCACCCTGAAGCCCCCTTTGGCTACTCGCACAGCCCGACCAGGCCGTGCTCAGCCTCCAATGAAACAGGAAGCAGGTGCTAGCTTTGTACTGCCCCCTCCTGGCACTGACCTTGTGTTTTTACGGGAGGGTGCCAGCAGTCCTGTGCAGGTGCCTGGCCCTGCTACAGCTTCCACAGAAGCCCCATTGCAG GAAGCCCAGTGCTCTGGCCTGAGTTGGGTTGTGGCCTTACCTCAGGTAAAGCAAGAGAAAGCAGATGCCCAGGAAGAGTGGACATCGGATATAGCTGTCCTGACTTCTCCCACATTGCAACCTGGCTGCCCTAGCAAG GCAATAGACCTGTGCCTGCCATCTGTGAAGCAAGAGCCACCTGACcctgaggagggaaaggaggagaacaAGGATGGCTGTGTCTCCGAATCGGCCCCAGAGGAGGAGATGGCAGGAGGGCCTGGCACGCCCGTG ATCACGGAGATTTTCAGCCTGGGTGGAACCCGCTTCCGGGACACAGCAGTCTGGTTGCCAAG gctACGTAAACTCTTAGCAGTAAATGAAAATGAGTATTTTACGGAACTGCAATTGAAAGAAGAAGcattatag
- the Mbd1 gene encoding methyl-CpG-binding domain protein 1 isoform X8 → MAEDWLDCPALGPGWKRREVYRKSGVTCGRSDTYYQSPTGDRIRSKVELTRYLGPACDLTLFDFKQGILCYPTPKVQSVAVPSKKRKKPARSAKTRKRQVAPQRTEIRKERKERKETQEDETKADTDTIPASFPAPGCCENCGISFSGDGTGRQRLKTLCKDCRAQRIAFNREQRMFKRVGCGECTACRVTEDCGACSTCLLQLPHDVASGLFCKCERRRCLRIVQRSRGCGVCRGCQTQEDCGHCRVCLRPPRPGLRRQWRCVQRRCLRGKRRCHRGGRDSKMAARRHSRAQPVPILPTLQPPDPPEPMELHNNSPVPSPPAEFIYYCVDEDELKRLLPSIGSESEEGAGSPLLHPRRKRPGSVQRPHLAPTLKPPLATRTARPGRAQPPMKQEAGASFVLPPPGTDLVFLREGASSPVQVPGPATASTEAPLQEAQCSGLSWVVALPQVKQEKADAQEEWTSDIAVLTSPTLQPGCPSKAIDLCLPSVKQEPPDPEEGKEENKDGCVSESAPEEEMAGGPGTPVITEIFSLGGTRFRDTAVWLPRLRKLLAVNENEYFTELQLKEEAL, encoded by the exons ATGGCTGAAGACTGGCTGGActgcccagccctgggccctggctgGAAACGTCGTGAGGTCTATCGCAAGTCAGGGGTCACATGTGGACGTTCAGACACCTATTACCAGAG ccccacaggAGACAGGATCCGAAGCAAAGTTGAGCTGACTCGATACCTGGGCCCTGCATGTGACCTCACCCTCTTCGACTTCAAACAAGGCATCTTGTGCTATCCAACCCCCAAG GTCCAATCTGTGGCTGTCCCCAGCAAGAAGCGGAAAAAGCCTGCAAGATCGGCCAAAACTCGGAAACGTCAGGTTGCACCCCAGAGGActgagatcaggaaggagagaaaggaaaggaaagagaccCAAGAGGATGAGACCAAGGCTGATACTGACACAATCCCAGCTTCATTCCCTGCACCTGG GTGCTGTGAGAACTGTGGAATCAGCTTCTCAGGGGATGGTACTGGAAGGCAGCGGCTCAAGACATTGTGCAAAGACTGCCGAG cacAGAGAATTGCCTTCAACCGCGAGCAGAGAATGTTTAAG CGTGTGGGCTGTGGAGAGTGTACAGCCTGTCGGGTAACTGAAGACTGTGGGGCCTGCTCCACCTGCCTCCTGCAGCTACCCCATGATGTGGCCTCAGGGCTGTTCTGCAAGTGTGAGAGGAGACGCTGCCTCCGGATTGTGCAGAGG AGCCGAGGGTGTGGAGTGTGCCGGGGCTGTCAGACCCAAGAGGACTGTGGCCATTGCCGAGTCTGCCTTCGCCCTCCCCGCCCTGGTCTCAGGCGCCAGTGGAGGTGTGTGCAGCGGCGCTGCCTTCGG GGTAAACGTAGATGCCACAGGGGAGGCCGTGACTCCAAGATGGCTGCCCGACGACACTCTCGAGCTCAGCCAGTGCCTATTCTTCCCACACTGCAGCCTCCAGACCCCCCAGAGCCCATGGAGCTG CACAACAACTCCCCGGTGCCCTCACCTCCTGCTGAGTTCATCTATTACTGTGTAGACGAGGACGAGCTA AAGCGGCTGCTGCCCAGTATTGGGTCAGAGTCCGAGGAGGGGGCAGGATCACCTCTACTTCACCCTCGTCGAAAGAGACCAGGTTCTGTTCAACGGCCCCACCTGGCCCCCACCCTGAAGCCCCCTTTGGCTACTCGCACAGCCCGACCAGGCCGTGCTCAGCCTCCAATGAAACAGGAAGCAGGTGCTAGCTTTGTACTGCCCCCTCCTGGCACTGACCTTGTGTTTTTACGGGAGGGTGCCAGCAGTCCTGTGCAGGTGCCTGGCCCTGCTACAGCTTCCACAGAAGCCCCATTGCAG GAAGCCCAGTGCTCTGGCCTGAGTTGGGTTGTGGCCTTACCTCAGGTAAAGCAAGAGAAAGCAGATGCCCAGGAAGAGTGGACATCGGATATAGCTGTCCTGACTTCTCCCACATTGCAACCTGGCTGCCCTAGCAAG GCAATAGACCTGTGCCTGCCATCTGTGAAGCAAGAGCCACCTGACcctgaggagggaaaggaggagaacaAGGATGGCTGTGTCTCCGAATCGGCCCCAGAGGAGGAGATGGCAGGAGGGCCTGGCACGCCCGTG ATCACGGAGATTTTCAGCCTGGGTGGAACCCGCTTCCGGGACACAGCAGTCTGGTTGCCAAG gctACGTAAACTCTTAGCAGTAAATGAAAATGAGTATTTTACGGAACTGCAATTGAAAGAAGAAGcattatag
- the Mbd1 gene encoding methyl-CpG-binding domain protein 1 isoform X6, whose protein sequence is MAEDWLDCPALGPGWKRREVYRKSGVTCGRSDTYYQSPTGDRIRSKVELTRYLGPACDLTLFDFKQGILCYPTPKVQSVAVPSKKRKKPARSAKTRKRQVAPQRTEIRKERKERKETQEDETKADTDTIPASFPAPGCCENCGISFSGDGTGRQRLKTLCKDCRAQRIAFNREQRMFKRVGCGECTACRVTEDCGACSTCLLQLPHDVASGLFCKCERRRCLRIVQRSRGCGVCRGCQTQEDCGHCRVCLRPPRPGLRRQWRCVQRRCLRGKRRCHRGGRDSKMAARRHSRAQPVPILPTLQPPDPPEPMELQPYTNRRQNRKCGACAACLRRMDCGRCDFCCDKPKFGGSNQKRQKCRWRQCLQFAMKRLLPSIGSESEEGAGSPLLHPRRKRPGSVQRPHLAPTLKPPLATRTARPGRAQPPMKQEAGASFVLPPPGTDLVFLREGASSPVQVPGPATASTEAPLQEAQCSGLSWVVALPQVKQEKADAQEEWTSDIAVLTSPTLQPGCPSKAIDLCLPSVKQEPPDPEEGKEENKDGCVSESAPEEEMAGGPGTPVITEIFSLGGTRFRDTAVWLPRSKDLKKPGARKQ, encoded by the exons ATGGCTGAAGACTGGCTGGActgcccagccctgggccctggctgGAAACGTCGTGAGGTCTATCGCAAGTCAGGGGTCACATGTGGACGTTCAGACACCTATTACCAGAG ccccacaggAGACAGGATCCGAAGCAAAGTTGAGCTGACTCGATACCTGGGCCCTGCATGTGACCTCACCCTCTTCGACTTCAAACAAGGCATCTTGTGCTATCCAACCCCCAAG GTCCAATCTGTGGCTGTCCCCAGCAAGAAGCGGAAAAAGCCTGCAAGATCGGCCAAAACTCGGAAACGTCAGGTTGCACCCCAGAGGActgagatcaggaaggagagaaaggaaaggaaagagaccCAAGAGGATGAGACCAAGGCTGATACTGACACAATCCCAGCTTCATTCCCTGCACCTGG GTGCTGTGAGAACTGTGGAATCAGCTTCTCAGGGGATGGTACTGGAAGGCAGCGGCTCAAGACATTGTGCAAAGACTGCCGAG cacAGAGAATTGCCTTCAACCGCGAGCAGAGAATGTTTAAG CGTGTGGGCTGTGGAGAGTGTACAGCCTGTCGGGTAACTGAAGACTGTGGGGCCTGCTCCACCTGCCTCCTGCAGCTACCCCATGATGTGGCCTCAGGGCTGTTCTGCAAGTGTGAGAGGAGACGCTGCCTCCGGATTGTGCAGAGG AGCCGAGGGTGTGGAGTGTGCCGGGGCTGTCAGACCCAAGAGGACTGTGGCCATTGCCGAGTCTGCCTTCGCCCTCCCCGCCCTGGTCTCAGGCGCCAGTGGAGGTGTGTGCAGCGGCGCTGCCTTCGG GGTAAACGTAGATGCCACAGGGGAGGCCGTGACTCCAAGATGGCTGCCCGACGACACTCTCGAGCTCAGCCAGTGCCTATTCTTCCCACACTGCAGCCTCCAGACCCCCCAGAGCCCATGGAGCTG CAGCCCTACACGAACCGCCGGCAGAACCGCAAGTGCGGGGCCTGTGCAGCCTGCCTACGGCGGATGGACTGTGGCCGCTGCGACTTCTGCTGCGACAAGCCCAAATTCGGGGGCAGCAACCAGAAGCGCCAGAAGTGTCGTTGGCGCCAATGCCTGCAGTTTGCCATG AAGCGGCTGCTGCCCAGTATTGGGTCAGAGTCCGAGGAGGGGGCAGGATCACCTCTACTTCACCCTCGTCGAAAGAGACCAGGTTCTGTTCAACGGCCCCACCTGGCCCCCACCCTGAAGCCCCCTTTGGCTACTCGCACAGCCCGACCAGGCCGTGCTCAGCCTCCAATGAAACAGGAAGCAGGTGCTAGCTTTGTACTGCCCCCTCCTGGCACTGACCTTGTGTTTTTACGGGAGGGTGCCAGCAGTCCTGTGCAGGTGCCTGGCCCTGCTACAGCTTCCACAGAAGCCCCATTGCAG GAAGCCCAGTGCTCTGGCCTGAGTTGGGTTGTGGCCTTACCTCAGGTAAAGCAAGAGAAAGCAGATGCCCAGGAAGAGTGGACATCGGATATAGCTGTCCTGACTTCTCCCACATTGCAACCTGGCTGCCCTAGCAAG GCAATAGACCTGTGCCTGCCATCTGTGAAGCAAGAGCCACCTGACcctgaggagggaaaggaggagaacaAGGATGGCTGTGTCTCCGAATCGGCCCCAGAGGAGGAGATGGCAGGAGGGCCTGGCACGCCCGTG ATCACGGAGATTTTCAGCCTGGGTGGAACCCGCTTCCGGGACACAGCAGTCTGGTTGCCAAG GTCCAAGGACCTTAAAAAACCTGGAGCTAGAAAGCAGTAG
- the Mbd1 gene encoding methyl-CpG-binding domain protein 1 isoform X11 — protein sequence MAEDWLDCPALGPGWKRREVYRKSGVTCGRSDTYYQSPTGDRIRSKVELTRYLGPACDLTLFDFKQGILCYPTPKVQSVAVPSKKRKKPARSAKTRKRQVAPQRTEIRKERKERKETQEDETKADTDTIPASFPAPGCCENCGISFSGDGTGRQRLKTLCKDCRAQRIAFNREQRMFKRVGCGECTACRVTEDCGACSTCLLQLPHDVASGLFCKCERRRCLRIVQRSRGCGVCRGCQTQEDCGHCRVCLRPPRPGLRRQWRCVQRRCLRGKRRCHRGGRDSKMAARRHSRAQPVPILPTLQPPDPPEPMELQPYTNRRQNRKCGACAACLRRMDCGRCDFCCDKPKFGGSNQKRQKCRWRQCLQFAMKRLLPSIGSESEEGAGSPLLHPRRKRPGSVQRPHLAPTLKPPLATRTARPGRAQPPMKQEAGASFVLPPPGTDLVFLREGASSPVQVPGPATASTEAPLQAIDLCLPSVKQEPPDPEEGKEENKDGCVSESAPEEEMAGGPGTPVITEIFSLGGTRFRDTAVWLPRLRKLLAVNENEYFTELQLKEEAL from the exons ATGGCTGAAGACTGGCTGGActgcccagccctgggccctggctgGAAACGTCGTGAGGTCTATCGCAAGTCAGGGGTCACATGTGGACGTTCAGACACCTATTACCAGAG ccccacaggAGACAGGATCCGAAGCAAAGTTGAGCTGACTCGATACCTGGGCCCTGCATGTGACCTCACCCTCTTCGACTTCAAACAAGGCATCTTGTGCTATCCAACCCCCAAG GTCCAATCTGTGGCTGTCCCCAGCAAGAAGCGGAAAAAGCCTGCAAGATCGGCCAAAACTCGGAAACGTCAGGTTGCACCCCAGAGGActgagatcaggaaggagagaaaggaaaggaaagagaccCAAGAGGATGAGACCAAGGCTGATACTGACACAATCCCAGCTTCATTCCCTGCACCTGG GTGCTGTGAGAACTGTGGAATCAGCTTCTCAGGGGATGGTACTGGAAGGCAGCGGCTCAAGACATTGTGCAAAGACTGCCGAG cacAGAGAATTGCCTTCAACCGCGAGCAGAGAATGTTTAAG CGTGTGGGCTGTGGAGAGTGTACAGCCTGTCGGGTAACTGAAGACTGTGGGGCCTGCTCCACCTGCCTCCTGCAGCTACCCCATGATGTGGCCTCAGGGCTGTTCTGCAAGTGTGAGAGGAGACGCTGCCTCCGGATTGTGCAGAGG AGCCGAGGGTGTGGAGTGTGCCGGGGCTGTCAGACCCAAGAGGACTGTGGCCATTGCCGAGTCTGCCTTCGCCCTCCCCGCCCTGGTCTCAGGCGCCAGTGGAGGTGTGTGCAGCGGCGCTGCCTTCGG GGTAAACGTAGATGCCACAGGGGAGGCCGTGACTCCAAGATGGCTGCCCGACGACACTCTCGAGCTCAGCCAGTGCCTATTCTTCCCACACTGCAGCCTCCAGACCCCCCAGAGCCCATGGAGCTG CAGCCCTACACGAACCGCCGGCAGAACCGCAAGTGCGGGGCCTGTGCAGCCTGCCTACGGCGGATGGACTGTGGCCGCTGCGACTTCTGCTGCGACAAGCCCAAATTCGGGGGCAGCAACCAGAAGCGCCAGAAGTGTCGTTGGCGCCAATGCCTGCAGTTTGCCATG AAGCGGCTGCTGCCCAGTATTGGGTCAGAGTCCGAGGAGGGGGCAGGATCACCTCTACTTCACCCTCGTCGAAAGAGACCAGGTTCTGTTCAACGGCCCCACCTGGCCCCCACCCTGAAGCCCCCTTTGGCTACTCGCACAGCCCGACCAGGCCGTGCTCAGCCTCCAATGAAACAGGAAGCAGGTGCTAGCTTTGTACTGCCCCCTCCTGGCACTGACCTTGTGTTTTTACGGGAGGGTGCCAGCAGTCCTGTGCAGGTGCCTGGCCCTGCTACAGCTTCCACAGAAGCCCCATTGCAG GCAATAGACCTGTGCCTGCCATCTGTGAAGCAAGAGCCACCTGACcctgaggagggaaaggaggagaacaAGGATGGCTGTGTCTCCGAATCGGCCCCAGAGGAGGAGATGGCAGGAGGGCCTGGCACGCCCGTG ATCACGGAGATTTTCAGCCTGGGTGGAACCCGCTTCCGGGACACAGCAGTCTGGTTGCCAAG gctACGTAAACTCTTAGCAGTAAATGAAAATGAGTATTTTACGGAACTGCAATTGAAAGAAGAAGcattatag
- the Mbd1 gene encoding methyl-CpG-binding domain protein 1 isoform X7 yields MAEDWLDCPALGPGWKRREVYRKSGVTCGRSDTYYQSPTGDRIRSKVELTRYLGPACDLTLFDFKQGILCYPTPKVQSVAVPSKKRKKPARSAKTRKRQVAPQRTEIRKERKERKETQEDETKADTDTIPASFPAPGCCENCGISFSGDGTGRQRLKTLCKDCRAQRIAFNREQRMFKRVGCGECTACRVTEDCGACSTCLLQLPHDVASGLFCKCERRRCLRIVQRSRGCGVCRGCQTQEDCGHCRVCLRPPRPGLRRQWRCVQRRCLRGKRRCHRGGRDSKMAARRHSRAQPVPILPTLQPPDPPEPMELHNNSPVPSPPAEFIYYCVDEDELQPYTNRRQNRKCGACAACLRRMDCGRCDFCCDKPKFGGSNQKRQKCRWRQCLQFAMKRLLPSIGSESEEGAGSPLLHPRRKRPGSVQRPHLAPTLKPPLATRTARPGRAQPPMKQEAGASFVLPPPGTDLVFLREGASSPVQVPGPATASTEAPLQAIDLCLPSVKQEPPDPEEGKEENKDGCVSESAPEEEMAGGPGTPVITEIFSLGGTRFRDTAVWLPRLRKLLAVNENEYFTELQLKEEAL; encoded by the exons ATGGCTGAAGACTGGCTGGActgcccagccctgggccctggctgGAAACGTCGTGAGGTCTATCGCAAGTCAGGGGTCACATGTGGACGTTCAGACACCTATTACCAGAG ccccacaggAGACAGGATCCGAAGCAAAGTTGAGCTGACTCGATACCTGGGCCCTGCATGTGACCTCACCCTCTTCGACTTCAAACAAGGCATCTTGTGCTATCCAACCCCCAAG GTCCAATCTGTGGCTGTCCCCAGCAAGAAGCGGAAAAAGCCTGCAAGATCGGCCAAAACTCGGAAACGTCAGGTTGCACCCCAGAGGActgagatcaggaaggagagaaaggaaaggaaagagaccCAAGAGGATGAGACCAAGGCTGATACTGACACAATCCCAGCTTCATTCCCTGCACCTGG GTGCTGTGAGAACTGTGGAATCAGCTTCTCAGGGGATGGTACTGGAAGGCAGCGGCTCAAGACATTGTGCAAAGACTGCCGAG cacAGAGAATTGCCTTCAACCGCGAGCAGAGAATGTTTAAG CGTGTGGGCTGTGGAGAGTGTACAGCCTGTCGGGTAACTGAAGACTGTGGGGCCTGCTCCACCTGCCTCCTGCAGCTACCCCATGATGTGGCCTCAGGGCTGTTCTGCAAGTGTGAGAGGAGACGCTGCCTCCGGATTGTGCAGAGG AGCCGAGGGTGTGGAGTGTGCCGGGGCTGTCAGACCCAAGAGGACTGTGGCCATTGCCGAGTCTGCCTTCGCCCTCCCCGCCCTGGTCTCAGGCGCCAGTGGAGGTGTGTGCAGCGGCGCTGCCTTCGG GGTAAACGTAGATGCCACAGGGGAGGCCGTGACTCCAAGATGGCTGCCCGACGACACTCTCGAGCTCAGCCAGTGCCTATTCTTCCCACACTGCAGCCTCCAGACCCCCCAGAGCCCATGGAGCTG CACAACAACTCCCCGGTGCCCTCACCTCCTGCTGAGTTCATCTATTACTGTGTAGACGAGGACGAGCTA CAGCCCTACACGAACCGCCGGCAGAACCGCAAGTGCGGGGCCTGTGCAGCCTGCCTACGGCGGATGGACTGTGGCCGCTGCGACTTCTGCTGCGACAAGCCCAAATTCGGGGGCAGCAACCAGAAGCGCCAGAAGTGTCGTTGGCGCCAATGCCTGCAGTTTGCCATG AAGCGGCTGCTGCCCAGTATTGGGTCAGAGTCCGAGGAGGGGGCAGGATCACCTCTACTTCACCCTCGTCGAAAGAGACCAGGTTCTGTTCAACGGCCCCACCTGGCCCCCACCCTGAAGCCCCCTTTGGCTACTCGCACAGCCCGACCAGGCCGTGCTCAGCCTCCAATGAAACAGGAAGCAGGTGCTAGCTTTGTACTGCCCCCTCCTGGCACTGACCTTGTGTTTTTACGGGAGGGTGCCAGCAGTCCTGTGCAGGTGCCTGGCCCTGCTACAGCTTCCACAGAAGCCCCATTGCAG GCAATAGACCTGTGCCTGCCATCTGTGAAGCAAGAGCCACCTGACcctgaggagggaaaggaggagaacaAGGATGGCTGTGTCTCCGAATCGGCCCCAGAGGAGGAGATGGCAGGAGGGCCTGGCACGCCCGTG ATCACGGAGATTTTCAGCCTGGGTGGAACCCGCTTCCGGGACACAGCAGTCTGGTTGCCAAG gctACGTAAACTCTTAGCAGTAAATGAAAATGAGTATTTTACGGAACTGCAATTGAAAGAAGAAGcattatag